The Candidatus Fusobacterium pullicola genome has a segment encoding these proteins:
- the mgtA gene encoding magnesium-translocating P-type ATPase yields MKKLKNIIRTNLNTKNLRDEESKKIKEFSFLSTEKIFQILNSSIEGITNENAKHLLEIFGKNIITHGSKKSFIKKIVEAFINPFTAVLFCLAIVSTITDMIIPWYNNTLEDFSPITVIIITTMVTISGILRFIQEEKSNNAAEALSTMITTTTSVKRYGENKKEIPLENVVIGDIIYLAAGDIIPADLRIIESKDFFVSQSSLTGESEPIEKKANQVSDISLAITELNNLVFMGSNVISGSAIGIVIATGDRTILGGISKELVSEKKIESSFEKGVNSVSWLLIRFMMIMVPIVFFINGFTKGSWIQALLFAISIAVGLTPEMLPMIVTTCLAKGAVAMSKKKIIVKNLNSIQNFGSMDILCTDKTGTITLDKVVLEYHMDVHGNENNRVLRHAFLNSYFQTGLKNLLDISIIEKTYEEGKKDSSLIDLDKIYIKVDEIPFDFSRRRMTVVVEDHVGKRQMITKGAVEEMLSICKYTEYQDKIVLLSEKIKEEILKTVDKLNRDGLRVIALAQKTNPSPVESFGVSDEMDMVLMGYLAFLDPPKSTTAKAISALKEYGVRTKVLTGDNDKVTKSICGKVGLNNSEILLGSDIDNMSDEELAITVERVDIFAKLSPLQKTRIVQILKRNGHIVGFMGDGINDATAMKEADIGISVDTAVDIAKESADIILLEKDLMVLEEGIIEGHKTYANMIKYIKMTSSSNFGNMFSVLIASAFLPFLPMMSIHLILLNLIYDLSCTAIPWDNVDKEFLKIPRKWEASSIGKFMLWIGPTSSIFDITTYLLMYFVICPMFVSNGVLYNSIPVEQETLRAAYEAMFQTGWFIESMWSQTLVIHMIRTPKIPFIQSITSLPVTVLTMLGILVVSIIPYTPLGNLLGLTQLPLIYWFFLILTIVGYMLLVTLVKKQYIKKYGELL; encoded by the coding sequence ATGAAAAAATTAAAAAATATTATAAGAACAAACTTAAATACAAAAAATTTAAGAGATGAAGAAAGTAAAAAAATAAAAGAGTTCTCTTTTTTGTCTACTGAGAAGATTTTTCAAATTCTAAATAGTTCTATAGAGGGAATTACTAATGAAAATGCTAAACATCTTTTAGAGATATTTGGAAAAAATATTATAACTCATGGTAGTAAAAAATCTTTTATAAAAAAAATAGTTGAAGCTTTTATAAATCCTTTTACAGCTGTGCTTTTCTGTTTAGCTATTGTATCTACAATCACAGATATGATTATTCCTTGGTACAATAATACCCTAGAAGATTTTTCACCAATTACAGTAATTATAATTACAACTATGGTTACAATATCTGGTATCCTACGTTTTATTCAAGAGGAAAAAAGTAATAATGCTGCTGAAGCTCTTTCAACTATGATAACAACTACAACTTCAGTTAAAAGATATGGTGAGAATAAAAAAGAGATTCCCTTGGAAAATGTCGTAATTGGTGACATTATATATCTTGCTGCTGGTGATATTATCCCTGCTGATTTAAGAATAATTGAATCTAAAGATTTTTTTGTCAGTCAATCATCTTTAACTGGAGAGAGTGAGCCTATAGAAAAAAAAGCCAATCAAGTATCTGATATCTCTCTTGCTATAACTGAATTAAATAACTTAGTTTTTATGGGAAGTAATGTTATAAGTGGTTCTGCAATAGGGATAGTTATAGCTACTGGAGATAGAACTATACTTGGTGGAATATCTAAAGAGTTAGTCTCTGAGAAAAAAATTGAATCTAGCTTTGAAAAGGGGGTTAACTCTGTTTCATGGTTGCTTATCCGTTTTATGATGATAATGGTTCCTATTGTATTTTTTATAAATGGATTTACTAAAGGAAGTTGGATACAAGCTTTACTCTTTGCTATCTCAATAGCTGTAGGATTAACTCCTGAGATGTTACCAATGATAGTTACTACATGTTTAGCTAAAGGTGCTGTAGCTATGTCAAAAAAGAAAATTATTGTTAAAAATCTCAATTCAATACAAAATTTTGGCTCTATGGATATATTATGTACTGATAAAACTGGAACTATAACTTTAGATAAAGTAGTTTTGGAGTATCATATGGATGTCCATGGAAATGAAAATAATCGTGTACTTCGTCATGCTTTTTTAAATAGTTACTTTCAAACTGGATTAAAAAATCTTTTAGATATATCTATTATTGAAAAAACATATGAAGAGGGAAAAAAAGATAGTTCACTCATAGATTTAGATAAAATATATATAAAAGTTGACGAGATTCCCTTTGACTTCTCTCGTCGTCGTATGACTGTAGTAGTTGAAGATCATGTAGGTAAAAGACAGATGATTACAAAAGGAGCAGTTGAAGAGATGCTTTCTATCTGTAAGTACACTGAGTACCAAGATAAAATAGTATTGTTATCCGAAAAAATAAAAGAAGAAATATTAAAAACTGTTGATAAATTAAATAGAGATGGACTTCGTGTTATTGCTCTTGCTCAAAAAACAAACCCTTCTCCTGTAGAAAGTTTTGGTGTAAGTGATGAGATGGATATGGTACTTATGGGATACCTAGCTTTTCTAGATCCTCCTAAGTCTACAACAGCAAAAGCTATCTCAGCTTTAAAAGAGTATGGAGTGAGAACTAAAGTTCTAACTGGTGATAATGATAAGGTAACAAAAAGTATATGTGGAAAGGTTGGCCTTAACAATAGTGAAATTTTACTTGGCTCTGATATTGATAATATGAGTGATGAAGAGCTTGCAATAACTGTTGAAAGAGTAGATATTTTTGCTAAATTATCTCCTTTACAAAAAACTAGAATAGTACAAATTTTGAAAAGAAATGGTCATATAGTAGGATTTATGGGAGATGGAATAAATGATGCCACTGCTATGAAAGAAGCTGATATTGGAATATCAGTAGATACTGCTGTTGATATAGCCAAAGAATCTGCTGATATAATCTTACTTGAAAAGGATTTGATGGTTTTAGAAGAGGGAATTATAGAAGGACATAAAACATATGCTAATATGATTAAATATATAAAGATGACTTCATCATCTAATTTTGGTAATATGTTTTCTGTATTGATTGCTAGTGCTTTTTTGCCATTTTTACCAATGATGAGTATACACTTAATTCTATTAAATCTAATCTATGACCTATCTTGTACTGCTATCCCTTGGGATAATGTAGATAAAGAGTTTTTAAAAATTCCTAGAAAATGGGAAGCAAGTTCTATTGGAAAATTTATGTTATGGATAGGACCTACTAGCTCTATATTTGATATAACTACATACTTATTGATGTATTTTGTTATCTGCCCTATGTTTGTATCAAATGGAGTACTATATAATTCTATCCCAGTTGAGCAAGAAACATTGAGAGCAGCTTATGAAGCTATGTTCCAAACAGGTTGGTTTATTGAGTCTATGTGGTCGCAAACTCTAGTTATCCATATGATAAGAACTCCAAAAATTCCTTTTATTCAAAGTATAACTTCTTTACCTGTAACTGTACTTACAATGTTAGGAATTTTAGTTGTTTCAATAATTCCATATACTCCTTTAGGAAATCTATTAGGATTAACTCAATTACCACTTATCTATTGGTTCTTCTTAATCCTAACAATAGTAGGATATATGCTACTAGTTACACTAGTTAAAAAACAGTATATTAAAAAATATGGAGAATTATTATAA
- a CDS encoding tetratricopeptide repeat protein, with amino-acid sequence MSILTKELIKKFEEAEYLNEILKSLERLQKEKGYTDEEMDKDLDVALWRAYVYNNMDSYEFFELSEKTLSKVKEKGIKNGVWCYRYSCALAYLRRFDEALKYSRLGTEVEPTYPWGWLQLGKLCYKFNLLDEAFNAIDMGLKLVPNDYEFLTLKDDIENDRGYAYANSHYINEEIDKSSEKKLIDIDDDKLYKEFLSKSELEKKLDILHKEDKNQEIIEIINSLPKEELTYNILGRLARAYNNNDEYEKGEDILLMIKERGEKDSLWNFRMGYSCYYSGKLKEAQKYLERCLELNPDELDGDILLRYTYSDLANKKLNEGKNEEAIEYLKKIIAIAKDNEGIIYGESELAWAYDYMREFEKAYKHLEKARKLGRDDIWLHSELGYCLEGLNRYEEAVEEFKKAIDMGRDDIWIFTRLGTVYRELGKYDEALEEYFNGLKIDNNDIYINSEIAWIYDTIKNECNIGLKYLEKVKELGRDDAWINSEFGWVYNYLEKYEEGLLYLEKAKELGRDDVWINFEIGYSLMRLDRKKEALTYYLKAKELGGDNVGIYSELGYCLDSLERYEEALVYLEKARELGRDDIWINSEIGYCLSRLERYEDGLIYLEKAKELGKNDIWLYSELGYCLKKLKKYEEALVYYETANSIGRDDEWLNVEIAECLGELGRIEEGIARLQKILTFKECDEILLNSQIGYMYGKINNSKEALKYLYRAEELGRKDVWLYSEIGWNLADNLETYQEALEYFNKAKNLGRDDAWLEGQIGFVLSKLGNYNKAIEHLEKAKFTLPNDSWITYQLGSAYRKSGDVVKAIEILEQSLIITQFRGWVELELAFCYALIEEKEKAKKYLKEAELYIGGEKENSSEVKRDFEMVKQLLQATDYKI; translated from the coding sequence ATGTCAATATTAACTAAAGAATTAATTAAAAAATTTGAAGAGGCAGAATATCTTAATGAAATACTAAAAAGTCTAGAGAGATTACAAAAAGAAAAAGGCTATACTGATGAAGAGATGGATAAAGATTTAGATGTTGCTCTTTGGAGAGCTTATGTTTATAATAATATGGATTCCTATGAATTTTTTGAATTATCAGAGAAAACTTTATCTAAAGTAAAGGAAAAAGGGATAAAAAATGGAGTCTGGTGTTACAGGTACTCTTGTGCTCTTGCCTATCTTAGAAGATTTGATGAAGCATTAAAATATAGTAGATTAGGAACAGAGGTGGAACCAACATATCCTTGGGGATGGTTGCAATTAGGTAAGCTCTGCTATAAGTTTAACTTATTAGATGAAGCTTTTAATGCTATTGATATGGGATTAAAACTTGTTCCTAATGATTATGAATTTTTAACTTTAAAAGATGATATAGAAAATGATAGGGGATACGCTTATGCAAACTCTCATTACATAAATGAGGAAATTGATAAAAGCTCAGAGAAAAAACTTATAGATATTGATGATGATAAATTATACAAGGAGTTTTTAAGTAAGAGTGAGTTAGAGAAAAAATTAGATATCTTACATAAAGAGGATAAAAATCAAGAGATTATAGAGATAATTAATTCTCTACCTAAAGAAGAATTAACTTATAATATACTTGGAAGACTTGCAAGAGCTTATAATAATAATGATGAGTATGAAAAGGGAGAAGATATTTTATTAATGATAAAAGAGAGAGGGGAGAAAGATTCACTATGGAATTTCCGTATGGGATACTCTTGTTATTATTCAGGAAAACTCAAAGAAGCTCAAAAATATTTAGAGAGATGTTTGGAATTAAATCCTGATGAACTAGATGGAGATATTCTTTTAAGATATACTTATTCTGATTTAGCAAACAAAAAATTAAATGAAGGAAAAAATGAAGAGGCGATAGAATATTTAAAAAAAATAATAGCTATAGCTAAAGATAACGAGGGAATTATCTATGGAGAGTCTGAATTAGCTTGGGCATATGACTATATGAGAGAATTTGAAAAAGCTTATAAACATTTAGAAAAAGCTAGAAAATTAGGAAGAGATGATATTTGGTTACATTCTGAATTAGGATACTGTTTAGAAGGATTGAATAGATATGAAGAAGCTGTTGAAGAGTTTAAAAAAGCTATTGATATGGGAAGAGATGATATCTGGATTTTTACAAGATTAGGGACAGTATATAGAGAGTTAGGAAAATATGATGAAGCACTTGAAGAGTATTTTAACGGGTTGAAGATTGATAATAATGATATCTATATAAATTCAGAAATAGCATGGATATATGATACAATAAAAAATGAGTGTAATATAGGACTAAAGTATTTAGAAAAGGTAAAAGAATTAGGAAGAGATGATGCATGGATAAACTCAGAGTTTGGCTGGGTTTATAATTATCTTGAAAAATATGAAGAGGGGTTATTATATCTAGAAAAAGCCAAAGAGTTAGGAAGAGATGATGTTTGGATAAACTTTGAAATAGGTTACTCTTTAATGAGATTAGATAGGAAAAAGGAGGCCTTAACTTATTATTTAAAAGCAAAGGAGTTAGGGGGAGATAACGTAGGAATATATAGTGAATTAGGCTATTGCTTAGATAGTCTAGAAAGATATGAGGAAGCTTTAGTATATTTAGAAAAAGCTAGAGAGTTAGGGAGAGATGATATTTGGATAAATTCAGAGATAGGTTATTGTTTGAGCAGATTAGAGAGATATGAAGATGGACTAATATATTTGGAAAAGGCAAAAGAATTAGGAAAGAATGATATTTGGCTTTACTCAGAGTTGGGATATTGTTTAAAAAAATTAAAAAAATATGAAGAGGCTTTAGTTTACTATGAAACAGCAAATAGTATAGGAAGAGATGATGAATGGTTAAATGTTGAGATAGCAGAGTGTCTAGGAGAGTTAGGTAGAATAGAAGAGGGGATAGCAAGGTTACAAAAAATACTTACTTTTAAAGAGTGTGATGAAATATTATTAAACTCTCAGATAGGATATATGTATGGAAAGATAAATAACTCTAAAGAAGCTTTAAAATACCTGTATAGAGCTGAAGAGTTGGGGAGAAAAGATGTTTGGCTTTATTCAGAGATAGGTTGGAACTTAGCTGATAATTTAGAAACTTATCAAGAGGCTCTTGAGTATTTTAATAAAGCAAAAAATTTAGGAAGAGATGATGCTTGGCTAGAGGGACAAATTGGGTTTGTATTAAGTAAACTGGGAAATTATAATAAAGCAATAGAACATTTGGAGAAAGCAAAGTTTACATTGCCAAATGATAGTTGGATAACTTATCAATTAGGTAGTGCTTATAGAAAATCCGGAGATGTTGTAAAAGCTATTGAGATTTTAGAACAATCACTGATAATTACACAATTTAGAGGTTGGGTAGAATTAGAATTAGCATTTTGTTATGCTTTAATTGAAGAGAAAGAGAAAGCTAAAAAATATTTAAAAGAAGCTGAGTTATATATAGGTGGAGAAAAGGAAAATTCATCAGAAGTAAAGAGAGATTTTGAAATGGTAAAACAACTTCTTCAAGCAACAGATTATAAAATATAA
- a CDS encoding DUF2004 domain-containing protein → MKLRFFGDIDINKEYHETKIHLNDRDIVLDLNLDEVIGEKDWVLQYDEYVSKLSVFRERIEEKLNEDFDEWGITKEWIDWHIEELDKQDIERLTTGIDPKLPVDEKIFTALNLVRVGVYPKYEEYAIWDFMLDKKISNQILVVVTDNQGNILDITWES, encoded by the coding sequence ATGAAATTAAGATTTTTTGGAGATATAGATATCAATAAAGAATACCATGAAACTAAAATTCATTTAAATGATAGAGATATAGTATTGGACCTAAATTTAGATGAAGTGATTGGAGAAAAAGATTGGGTATTACAGTATGATGAGTATGTTTCAAAACTAAGTGTTTTTAGAGAAAGAATTGAAGAAAAGTTGAATGAAGACTTTGATGAATGGGGTATTACTAAGGAATGGATAGATTGGCACATAGAAGAGCTAGATAAGCAAGATATAGAGAGATTAACTACAGGAATAGATCCAAAATTACCAGTAGATGAGAAAATATTTACTGCATTAAACTTAGTAAGAGTAGGAGTTTATCCAAAGTATGAAGAGTATGCAATATGGGACTTTATGTTGGATAAGAAAATTAGTAATCAAATACTTGTAGTAGTTACTGATAATCAAGGAAATATTTTAGATATTACTTGGGAAAGTTAA